In Bacillus cytotoxicus NVH 391-98, the following are encoded in one genomic region:
- the yaaA gene encoding S4 domain-containing protein YaaA has product MKRIKISTEYITLGQFLKLADVIDTGGAVKWFLQEYEVYVNQELENRRGRKLYANDIVEIPGNGTFQVQS; this is encoded by the coding sequence ATGAAACGTATTAAAATTTCAACAGAGTATATTACATTAGGGCAATTTTTAAAACTTGCTGATGTAATTGATACAGGTGGAGCTGTAAAATGGTTCTTGCAAGAATATGAAGTGTACGTGAATCAAGAACTTGAAAATAGACGAGGTAGAAAATTGTACGCCAATGATATAGTTGAAATTCCGGGAAACGGAACATTTCAAGTTCAATCATAA